Within the Polaribacter pectinis genome, the region CAATAAGCTTTGGATTATGTTCTGCTAGTAGATATGCGTAATTAAATCCTTTTAAATATTGTTCACTTAATTTATCCATTAAAATGATTTTTTAGTGTGATTATTAAGGTATTTCATAATTGAATCATAATCATATAAAATGATTTTCTTTTGTGGTTGTGTAAACGTAATACTTCCTTCATCACGAAGTTTTTGAAGGGTTGTTTTACTTTTTATATTCAAAATTTCCATTGCACGATCTGGTGACACCCATTTGTCTTGTGTAATATTTTTCTTTTCTTTTAATCGATCAACAACTTCCTCAATTAATAAATAAAAAGCTTCGTCTTGTAAGCAAATAACTTCCATAGGCTAAAGATAAAATAAATTTTTAAAAATCTATTACTTTATCCAAGGCATCATCTGTGTCTTTATGCATAAAGTTAGATTGGTAATTTATTGTTGTTGTAATAGAGGAATGTCTATATAACTTCTGCAACATTTGAATAGGTATTTTATCTCCAGAGATATTTCCAAAAGTATGCCTTGCAATGTGCATGGTTAACTTTTTATTAATTTCTGCTTTTTCTGCTATCGTTTCCAAATATTTATTAAACTTTTTATTAGCTGTTTTTGTTTTTGCTAATATATCTTTATCACTTTTTAGGTTCGCTTCTTTAAGCTCTGGAAATATAAAGTCATGCTGTTTTAACTTCTCTTTTCTAT harbors:
- a CDS encoding helix-turn-helix domain-containing protein; the protein is MEVICLQDEAFYLLIEEVVDRLKEKKNITQDKWVSPDRAMEILNIKSKTTLQKLRDEGSITFTQPQKKIILYDYDSIMKYLNNHTKKSF